The Streptomyces sp. SS1-1 genome has a segment encoding these proteins:
- a CDS encoding HAD family hydrolase, which yields MLRGVENHSLPRTAAFFDLDKTVIAKSSTLTFSKSFYQGGLINRRAALRTAYAQFVFRVGGMDHDQMERTREYLSAMVRGWNVQQVKEIVAETLHDLIDPIIYDEAASLIEEHHTAGRDVVIVSTSGAEVVEPIGELLGADRVVATRMVVGDDGCFTGEVEYYAYGPTKAEAIRELAASEGYDLARCYAYSDSATDLPMLQTVGHPHAVNPDRALRREALARGWPILDFHRPVRLKQRFPAFSVPPRPALVAAAAIGAAAATAGLVWYASRRRTALA from the coding sequence ATGCTCAGGGGCGTGGAAAACCACTCCTTGCCCCGCACAGCCGCCTTCTTTGACCTGGACAAGACGGTCATTGCGAAGTCGAGCACGCTCACCTTCAGCAAGTCCTTCTACCAAGGCGGCCTGATCAACCGCCGGGCCGCCTTGCGGACCGCCTATGCGCAGTTCGTCTTCCGCGTGGGCGGTATGGACCACGACCAGATGGAGCGGACCCGCGAGTACCTCTCGGCGATGGTCCGCGGCTGGAACGTCCAGCAGGTCAAAGAGATCGTCGCGGAGACGCTGCACGACCTCATCGACCCGATCATCTACGACGAGGCAGCGTCCCTCATCGAGGAGCACCACACGGCCGGCCGCGACGTCGTGATCGTGTCGACGTCCGGCGCCGAGGTCGTCGAGCCCATCGGTGAGCTGCTCGGCGCCGACCGCGTGGTGGCCACCCGGATGGTCGTCGGCGACGACGGCTGCTTCACCGGAGAGGTGGAGTACTACGCGTACGGCCCGACCAAGGCCGAGGCGATCCGGGAGCTGGCCGCGTCCGAGGGCTACGACCTCGCCCGCTGCTACGCCTACAGCGACTCGGCCACCGACCTGCCGATGCTGCAGACCGTCGGGCATCCGCACGCCGTGAACCCGGACCGCGCGCTGCGCCGCGAAGCGCTCGCGCGCGGGTGGCCGATTCTGGACTTCCACCGGCCGGTCCGGCTCAAGCAGCGCTTCCCCGCCTTCTCGGTACCGCCGCGGCCCGCCCTCGTCGCGGCGGCCGCCATAGGCGCGGCCGCGGCCACCGCCGGCCTCGTCTGGTACGCGAGCCGGCGCCGCACGGCGCTCGCCTGA
- the ssd gene encoding septum site-determining protein Ssd, whose translation MDTVTAAVTHDPPGPGSGRPGKPLIVTEDADLLDDLLRLCAAAGATPEVHHGVPEPRSGWEAAPLVLVGDDAARRVRGAGRRGGVVLVGRDQDDSGVWRRAVEIGADHVLMLPDGEQWLVDRIADVAEGVGRPALTVGVIGGRGGSGASTLACALAVTAAREGLRTLLVDGDPLGGGLDVVLGGEAVEGLRWPAFAGSRGRLGSGALEESLPELHSLRVLSWDRGDSVAVPPQAMRAVLAAARRRGGAVVVDLPRRIDDGVAEALAQLDVGLLVVPAELRAVAAARQVASAIQLLLRDLRLVVRGPYAPGLDDREVARLLDLPLVGEVPVEPGLLRPHEHREPPGAAARGPLARFCREFWERALCEARAA comes from the coding sequence ATGGACACCGTGACCGCAGCCGTCACACACGATCCGCCGGGGCCCGGCTCCGGGCGGCCCGGGAAGCCGTTGATCGTCACCGAGGACGCCGACCTGCTCGACGATCTGCTGCGCCTGTGCGCGGCGGCCGGCGCCACACCCGAGGTCCACCACGGGGTGCCCGAGCCCCGCAGCGGCTGGGAGGCGGCCCCGCTCGTGCTCGTCGGCGACGACGCGGCCCGCCGGGTACGCGGCGCCGGACGCCGAGGCGGAGTGGTCCTCGTGGGCCGCGACCAGGACGACTCGGGGGTCTGGCGCCGGGCCGTCGAGATCGGCGCCGACCACGTCCTGATGCTGCCCGACGGCGAGCAGTGGCTCGTCGACCGGATCGCCGACGTCGCCGAAGGCGTCGGCCGGCCCGCCCTCACCGTCGGGGTCATCGGAGGACGCGGCGGATCGGGGGCCTCCACGCTCGCGTGTGCCCTCGCCGTGACGGCCGCGCGCGAGGGACTGCGCACGCTGCTGGTGGACGGCGACCCACTGGGCGGCGGACTCGACGTCGTTCTCGGCGGAGAGGCCGTCGAGGGCCTGCGCTGGCCCGCCTTCGCCGGCTCACGCGGACGGCTGGGCAGCGGCGCCCTCGAGGAGTCCCTGCCCGAACTGCACTCCCTGCGGGTCCTCAGCTGGGACCGGGGCGACAGCGTCGCGGTCCCTCCGCAGGCGATGCGTGCCGTACTGGCGGCGGCCCGGCGCCGCGGTGGAGCCGTCGTCGTCGACCTGCCCCGCCGGATCGACGACGGCGTCGCGGAAGCCCTGGCCCAGCTCGACGTCGGCCTCCTCGTCGTCCCCGCCGAGCTGCGCGCCGTCGCCGCCGCCCGGCAGGTGGCGTCGGCGATCCAACTGCTGCTGAGAGACCTGCGCCTGGTCGTACGGGGGCCCTACGCGCCCGGACTCGACGACCGGGAAGTGGCCCGGCTCCTGGATCTGCCGCTGGTGGGCGAGGTGCCGGTGGAGCCGGGGCTGCTGCGGCCCCACGAGCACCGGGAACCACCCGGCGCGGCGGCGCGGGGCCCGCTGGCCCGCTTCTGCAGGGAGTTCTGGGAGCGGGCGCTGTGCGAGGCGAGGGCGGCGTGA
- a CDS encoding TadA family conjugal transfer-associated ATPase, with protein MPAGLLDGVRQWLAESGSEPTPARVAQALREQGRVLGDAEVLGAAEQLRSELVGSGPLEPLLADPAVTDVLVSAPDRVWVDRGGGLELTSVCFPDAAAVRRLAQRLAAVAGRRLDDARPWVDARLPDGTRLHAVLPPVAVGCACLSLRVARPRAFRLGELVAAGTVPPGGDRVLRALVGARLSFLISGGTGSGKTTLLSALLGLVGPGERIVLAEDSAELKPDHPHVVRLESRPANQEGAGLVTLEDLVRQALRMRPDRLVVGEVRGPEVVHLLAALNTGHEGGCGTVHANAAADVPARLEALGTAAGLDRAALHSQLAAALSVVLHLVRDRTGRRRIAEVHVLERDPAGLVRTVPALRWAPEGFVAERGWERLQPLLRGGGEVRSAAGAGGGSHG; from the coding sequence GTGCCGGCGGGGCTGCTCGACGGGGTGCGGCAGTGGCTGGCGGAGAGCGGGTCCGAGCCGACTCCGGCCCGGGTCGCGCAGGCCCTGCGGGAGCAGGGCAGGGTGCTGGGGGATGCCGAAGTGCTGGGCGCGGCCGAGCAGTTACGGTCCGAGCTGGTCGGCAGCGGCCCGCTGGAGCCATTGCTCGCCGATCCGGCCGTGACCGACGTGCTGGTGTCGGCACCGGACCGGGTCTGGGTCGACCGGGGCGGGGGCCTGGAGCTGACCTCCGTGTGCTTCCCCGACGCGGCGGCCGTACGACGTCTCGCGCAGCGCCTCGCAGCGGTGGCAGGCCGGCGCCTGGACGACGCCCGGCCCTGGGTGGACGCCCGGCTGCCCGACGGGACCCGGCTGCACGCGGTGCTCCCACCGGTGGCTGTGGGGTGTGCGTGTCTGTCGCTCCGGGTGGCGCGGCCACGGGCCTTCAGACTCGGCGAACTGGTCGCGGCGGGGACGGTGCCGCCGGGCGGGGACCGGGTGTTGCGGGCCCTGGTCGGCGCGCGGCTGTCCTTCCTCATCAGCGGCGGCACCGGCAGCGGTAAGACGACGCTGCTGAGCGCCCTGCTGGGGCTGGTCGGGCCGGGTGAGCGGATCGTGCTCGCCGAGGACTCGGCGGAACTGAAGCCGGACCACCCGCATGTCGTACGGCTGGAGAGCCGGCCCGCCAACCAGGAGGGGGCGGGGCTCGTCACCCTGGAGGACCTGGTGCGGCAGGCGCTGCGGATGCGGCCGGACCGGCTCGTCGTCGGCGAGGTGCGCGGACCCGAGGTGGTACATCTGCTCGCCGCGCTCAACACGGGTCATGAAGGCGGCTGTGGGACTGTCCACGCCAACGCGGCCGCCGATGTGCCCGCCCGTCTCGAAGCTCTCGGTACGGCGGCGGGACTCGACCGGGCCGCCCTGCACAGTCAGTTGGCCGCAGCGCTGTCGGTCGTCCTCCATCTCGTACGGGACCGGACCGGGCGTCGGCGGATCGCCGAGGTGCATGTGCTGGAGCGGGACCCGGCCGGGCTGGTGCGGACCGTGCCGGCGCTGCGGTGGGCCCCGGAGGGGTTCGTGGCCGAGCGGGGCTGGGAGCGGCTCCAGCCGCTTCTGCGCGGGGGTGGCGAGGTCAGGAGTGCCGCGGGGGCAGGTGGGGGGAGCCATGGGTGA
- a CDS encoding type II secretion system F family protein translates to MGEVVSGALDGLGAAGVCLGAAAVCLVGGQDQGVRRARVLFAGGEGLDAGPSDWWRVTGTLRRVRGRVRAEGWALVAGLVLAVLGSSVLPLVAGAGGVPLLRRMRLAREERRARELRGGAVIALCGALAGEVRAGRQPGEALLRAAHDSGGLGAAQSAVLAAARFGGDVPGALVSAARQPGAEGLSGLAACWRVAVDQGAGLAAGLDRLEAALRAERDQRADLRAQLAGARSTVVMLAGLPVLGLLLGAAMGADPLHVLLHTGAGFGCLAVGGVLEGAGMWWAARIVRGAEAG, encoded by the coding sequence ATGGGTGAGGTGGTCTCCGGCGCGCTGGACGGGTTGGGCGCGGCCGGTGTGTGCCTCGGAGCGGCGGCCGTCTGTCTGGTGGGCGGGCAGGACCAGGGTGTCCGGCGGGCTCGAGTGCTGTTCGCGGGCGGCGAGGGGCTGGACGCCGGGCCGTCCGACTGGTGGCGGGTGACCGGGACGCTGCGGCGGGTGCGGGGGCGTGTGCGAGCCGAGGGGTGGGCTCTGGTCGCCGGTCTGGTGCTGGCGGTGCTCGGGTCGTCGGTGCTGCCGCTCGTCGCGGGGGCGGGCGGGGTGCCGTTGCTGAGACGGATGCGGCTGGCCCGGGAGGAGCGGCGCGCGCGGGAGCTGCGCGGAGGCGCGGTGATCGCGCTGTGCGGGGCGCTGGCCGGTGAGGTGCGGGCGGGGCGGCAGCCCGGTGAGGCGTTGCTGCGGGCGGCGCATGACTCGGGCGGGCTCGGTGCGGCGCAGTCCGCCGTACTGGCGGCGGCGCGGTTCGGCGGCGATGTGCCAGGCGCGCTCGTCTCCGCGGCTCGGCAGCCCGGTGCCGAAGGGCTGTCGGGGCTGGCCGCGTGCTGGCGGGTCGCCGTCGACCAGGGCGCCGGCCTCGCGGCCGGGCTGGACCGGCTGGAGGCGGCGCTCCGCGCGGAGCGCGATCAACGTGCCGATCTGCGGGCCCAGTTGGCGGGAGCGAGATCGACGGTGGTGATGCTCGCCGGGCTGCCGGTGCTCGGGCTGCTGCTCGGGGCGGCCATGGGCGCGGATCCCCTGCACGTGCTGCTGCACACCGGTGCGGGCTTCGGGTGCCTCGCGGTCGGCGGGGTGCTGGAGGGGGCCGGCATGTGGTGGGCGGCGCGGATCGTGCGGGGAGCGGAGGCGGGGTGA
- a CDS encoding type II secretion system F family protein: MSGEVAHRLGMAVGAVLIAGWLVRWWADVRRERRVRGRLVGLMRRAVLAPARRRLDVRRGIRRWAPVAAVGMAGWALVGGLAGLVVGAAGAGGLWWWRRRQGSGGGAAGAEVDAVDAGEVSRRLPLAADLLAACIAAGASPVVAAQAVGEALGGPVGDALARGAAECRLGGEPGESWRRLASIPGAAALARLLERAGVSGLPAAGPVARLAAEARADWTRAATERARRAAVMVTAPVGLCFLPAFIAVGVAPVVIGLAGGVLGGGGT, from the coding sequence GTGAGCGGGGAAGTTGCCCACAGGCTGGGGATGGCTGTGGGGGCGGTTCTGATCGCCGGGTGGCTGGTGCGGTGGTGGGCGGACGTGCGCCGGGAGCGCAGGGTCCGGGGGCGGTTGGTGGGGCTGATGAGGAGGGCCGTCCTGGCACCGGCTCGTAGACGCCTCGACGTGCGGCGCGGGATACGGCGCTGGGCGCCCGTCGCGGCCGTCGGGATGGCCGGCTGGGCCCTGGTGGGTGGTCTGGCGGGGCTGGTGGTCGGGGCGGCCGGGGCCGGCGGCCTCTGGTGGTGGCGTCGGAGACAGGGCTCCGGTGGAGGCGCGGCGGGCGCGGAGGTGGACGCGGTCGACGCGGGTGAGGTGTCGCGCCGACTCCCGCTCGCAGCGGACCTGTTGGCGGCCTGCATCGCCGCCGGCGCGAGTCCGGTGGTGGCGGCGCAGGCCGTGGGCGAGGCGTTGGGCGGGCCGGTCGGGGATGCGCTGGCGAGGGGTGCCGCGGAGTGCCGTCTCGGTGGTGAACCGGGGGAGTCGTGGCGGCGGTTGGCCTCGATACCGGGGGCGGCGGCGCTGGCGCGGCTGCTGGAACGCGCCGGTGTCTCCGGTCTCCCGGCGGCCGGACCGGTCGCACGGCTCGCTGCGGAGGCCCGCGCGGACTGGACACGTGCGGCGACGGAGCGGGCCAGGAGAGCGGCCGTCATGGTCACCGCGCCGGTGGGCCTGTGTTTCCTGCCCGCGTTCATCGCGGTCGGGGTGGCGCCCGTGGTCATCGGGCTGGCGGGCGGTGTGCTGGGAGGAGGCGGCACGTGA
- a CDS encoding DUF4244 domain-containing protein encodes MFKAVRARMAALVGRARAARRDAGMVTSEYAMGIVAAVAFAVVLYKVVTSGEVSEELQGIVKRALDGGA; translated from the coding sequence ATGTTCAAGGCGGTACGGGCACGGATGGCGGCCCTGGTGGGCAGGGCGCGGGCGGCGCGGAGGGACGCGGGGATGGTCACCTCCGAGTACGCAATGGGCATCGTGGCGGCGGTGGCTTTCGCCGTGGTGCTCTACAAGGTCGTGACGAGCGGGGAGGTCAGCGAGGAGCTCCAGGGCATCGTGAAGCGGGCGCTCGATGGCGGGGCATGA
- a CDS encoding TadE family type IV pilus minor pilin: MAGHERGGRRGPGGRPARGAPAGHRKGRGGVLGSDRGFVTAESAVVLPVLVMFAMALVWGLLAVAAQIQCVDAARTGARAAARQDPDDAVIEVAGDVAPDGAKVTVAREGGVVRVVVVARPPVLRGLPFEVREEAVAAAEERVGVES; encoded by the coding sequence ATGGCGGGGCATGAGCGGGGAGGCCGACGCGGGCCGGGCGGTCGTCCGGCCCGTGGGGCCCCCGCGGGGCACAGGAAGGGCCGGGGCGGAGTGCTCGGGTCGGATCGGGGGTTCGTGACGGCCGAGTCGGCTGTCGTGCTGCCGGTGCTCGTGATGTTCGCCATGGCGCTGGTGTGGGGGCTGCTCGCGGTGGCGGCGCAGATCCAGTGCGTGGATGCCGCCCGCACCGGGGCCCGCGCGGCAGCCCGGCAGGACCCGGACGACGCCGTCATCGAGGTGGCCGGAGACGTCGCACCGGACGGGGCGAAGGTCACGGTCGCCCGGGAAGGGGGCGTGGTCCGGGTGGTCGTGGTGGCGAGACCGCCGGTGCTGCGCGGGCTGCCCTTCGAGGTGCGGGAGGAGGCCGTGGCGGCGGCGGAGGAGAGGGTGGGGGTGGAGTCGTGA
- a CDS encoding Rv3654c family TadE-like protein yields the protein MSAGCGRRRRFGASWTGPGSDRGSATAWSLGLIAVLCVVFGVVLALGHAVVIRHRAAGGADLAALAAADHWAEGTAGACARAERVAEASGARLVRCAVVGDVSDVTAASGRGPFTAKVRARAGPGGPGAPGPSPGDTPGAGEP from the coding sequence GTGAGCGCGGGGTGCGGGCGGAGGCGCCGTTTCGGGGCGTCCTGGACAGGTCCCGGTTCCGACCGGGGATCGGCCACCGCCTGGAGCCTCGGCCTGATCGCCGTTCTGTGTGTTGTGTTCGGCGTGGTGCTGGCTCTCGGGCATGCGGTGGTGATCCGGCACCGTGCGGCGGGCGGTGCGGATCTGGCGGCCCTCGCGGCGGCCGACCACTGGGCGGAGGGCACGGCCGGGGCATGCGCTCGGGCGGAGCGGGTTGCTGAGGCGAGCGGGGCGCGGCTCGTGCGGTGCGCGGTGGTGGGCGACGTGTCGGACGTGACGGCTGCGTCGGGGCGGGGCCCGTTCACCGCGAAGGTCCGGGCTCGGGCGGGCCCTGGGGGACCGGGTGCGCCTGGCCCGAGCCCGGGAGACACTCCGGGTGCCGGGGAGCCGTAG
- a CDS encoding DEAD/DEAH box helicase, which produces MAFNHLPAGVHDALVPLSVTPVTHSVPMAENLRSDRSPTGPVSRVDPGAVLGRLASGPSRASRITHTEHVPPRAGRHAVWPDRIRAEVIAAVQRAGIEHPWAHQARAAEHALDGESVVVATGTASGKSLAYLVPVLSTLLDGSEAPNGRGATTLYLSPTKALAADQCRSVKELSHPLGNAVRPAVYDGDTPFEEREWIRQYANYVLTNPDMLHRGILPSHPRWSSFLKALKYVVIDECHTYRGVFGSHVAQVLRRLRRLCARYGSSPVFLLASATAAEPAVAARRLTGLPVVEIADDASPRGELVFALWEPPLTELQGEKGAPVRRTATAETADLLTDLAVQGIRSVAFVRSRRGAELISVIAQERLAEIDRSLAGRVAAYRGGYLPEERRALEQALHSGELLGLSATTALELGIDVSGLDAVLISGYPGTRASLWQQAGRAGRSGQGALAVLVARDDPLDTYLVHHPEALFDRPVESTVLDPDNPYVLAPHLCAAAAEIPLTEEDLALFGPEAEGLLPQLEAAKLLRRRTRAWHWTRRERAADLTDIRGEGGRPVQVVEAGTGRLLGTVDAGAAHTSVHEGAVHLHQGRTYLVRSLDLEDSVALVEQASPSYSTVARDTTAISVLETETEIPWGDGRLCYGSVEVTNQVVSFLRRRLITGEVLGETKLDLPPRTLRTRAVWWTVTEDQLDEARINPEILGGALHAAEHASIGLLPLFATCDRWDIGGVSIPLHPDTLLPTVFVYDGHPGGAGFAERAFHTARAWLTATREAIASCECEAGCPSCIQSPKCGNGNDPLHKRGAVRLLTVLLRGAPEAEVGAAQAEAGVQAKAGAEAEGADGEAAASTGGTSSAPGEGASPAPGKGDSPAPDEEEARA; this is translated from the coding sequence ATGGCATTCAATCACTTACCGGCAGGCGTGCACGACGCCTTGGTCCCATTGTCCGTCACGCCAGTGACACACTCGGTGCCGATGGCCGAGAATCTCCGATCCGATCGATCCCCGACGGGCCCCGTCTCCCGGGTGGACCCGGGAGCGGTGCTGGGCCGACTCGCCTCGGGGCCGAGTCGGGCTTCGCGCATCACTCATACGGAGCATGTGCCCCCGCGAGCGGGCCGCCATGCCGTCTGGCCCGACCGGATCCGCGCCGAGGTCATCGCCGCCGTGCAGCGCGCCGGGATCGAACATCCCTGGGCCCACCAGGCACGCGCCGCCGAGCACGCCCTGGACGGCGAGTCCGTGGTCGTCGCCACGGGCACCGCCTCCGGCAAGTCCCTCGCGTACCTCGTGCCGGTCCTCTCGACGCTCCTGGACGGCTCCGAGGCCCCGAACGGACGCGGCGCCACCACGCTGTACCTGTCGCCGACGAAGGCCCTCGCGGCGGACCAGTGCCGCTCCGTGAAGGAACTTTCACATCCACTGGGCAATGCGGTCCGCCCGGCCGTGTACGACGGCGATACTCCGTTCGAGGAACGCGAGTGGATCCGCCAGTACGCGAACTACGTCCTCACCAACCCCGACATGCTCCACCGGGGCATACTCCCGTCGCACCCGCGCTGGTCCTCCTTCCTCAAGGCGCTGAAGTACGTCGTCATCGACGAGTGCCACACCTACCGCGGTGTCTTCGGATCCCACGTCGCCCAGGTGCTGCGGCGTCTGCGCCGCCTGTGCGCCCGCTACGGCTCCTCCCCCGTCTTCCTGCTGGCCTCCGCCACCGCCGCCGAGCCCGCCGTCGCGGCGCGGCGCCTGACCGGGCTGCCCGTGGTGGAGATCGCCGACGACGCCTCCCCGCGCGGCGAACTCGTCTTCGCCCTCTGGGAACCGCCGCTCACCGAGCTCCAGGGCGAGAAAGGCGCACCCGTCCGGCGTACCGCCACCGCGGAGACGGCGGACCTCCTGACCGACCTCGCGGTGCAGGGCATCCGCTCGGTCGCCTTCGTCCGCTCCCGGCGCGGCGCCGAGCTCATCTCGGTCATCGCGCAGGAACGGCTGGCCGAAATCGATCGTTCGCTCGCCGGGCGTGTCGCGGCCTACCGGGGCGGCTACCTCCCCGAGGAGCGCCGCGCCCTGGAACAGGCCCTGCACTCCGGGGAACTGCTCGGCTTGTCCGCCACCACCGCCCTGGAACTCGGCATCGACGTCTCCGGCCTGGACGCCGTCCTGATCTCCGGCTACCCCGGCACCCGCGCCTCCCTGTGGCAGCAGGCGGGACGGGCCGGCCGCTCCGGGCAGGGCGCCCTGGCCGTCCTCGTCGCCCGCGACGACCCGCTGGACACCTACCTCGTCCACCACCCCGAGGCCCTCTTCGACCGCCCGGTGGAGTCGACGGTCCTCGACCCCGACAACCCGTACGTCCTCGCGCCCCACCTGTGCGCGGCGGCCGCCGAGATCCCCCTCACCGAGGAGGACCTGGCCCTCTTCGGCCCCGAGGCCGAGGGGCTGCTGCCCCAGCTGGAGGCCGCGAAGCTGCTGCGCCGCCGCACCCGGGCCTGGCACTGGACCCGCCGGGAACGGGCCGCCGACCTCACCGACATCCGCGGCGAGGGCGGACGCCCGGTCCAGGTCGTCGAGGCCGGCACGGGCCGCCTGCTCGGCACCGTCGACGCGGGCGCCGCGCACACGAGCGTGCACGAGGGCGCGGTCCATCTGCACCAGGGCCGCACCTACCTCGTCCGCTCCCTCGACCTCGAGGACTCGGTCGCCCTGGTGGAGCAGGCGTCCCCGTCGTACTCCACGGTCGCCCGGGACACGACGGCCATCTCCGTCCTCGAGACCGAGACCGAGATCCCGTGGGGCGACGGCCGCCTCTGCTACGGCTCCGTCGAAGTCACCAACCAGGTGGTCTCCTTCCTCCGGCGCCGGCTGATCACCGGCGAAGTGCTGGGCGAGACGAAACTCGACCTCCCTCCTCGGACGCTGCGCACCCGCGCGGTGTGGTGGACGGTCACCGAGGACCAGCTCGACGAGGCCCGGATCAACCCGGAGATCCTCGGCGGCGCCCTCCACGCCGCCGAACACGCCTCGATCGGCCTGCTGCCCCTCTTCGCGACCTGCGACCGCTGGGACATCGGCGGCGTGTCGATCCCGCTGCACCCCGACACGCTGCTCCCGACGGTCTTCGTCTACGACGGCCATCCCGGCGGCGCCGGCTTCGCGGAGCGCGCCTTCCACACGGCCCGCGCCTGGCTGACGGCCACCCGTGAGGCCATCGCCTCCTGCGAGTGCGAGGCCGGCTGCCCGTCCTGCATCCAGTCCCCCAAGTGCGGCAACGGCAACGACCCACTGCACAAGCGGGGAGCGGTACGACTGCTGACGGTGCTGTTGCGGGGGGCTCCGGAGGCCGAAGTGGGGGCGGCGCAGGCCGAAGCGGGGGTGCAGGCCAAAGCGGGGGCGGAGGCGGAGGGCGCCGACGGGGAGGCAGCAGCTTCGACTGGAGGGACCTCCTCCGCTCCGGGCGAGGGCGCTTCTCCGGCTCCGGGCAAGGGGGACTCTCCGGCTCCGGACGAGGAGGAGGCGCGGGCGTAG
- the bldG gene encoding anti-sigma factor antagonist BldG gives MDLSLSTRTVGDRTVVEVGGEIDVYTAPKLREQLVELVNDGSFHLVVDMEGVDFLDSTGLGVLVGGLKRVRAHEGSLRLVCNQERILKIFRITGLTKVFPIHTSVEEAVAATD, from the coding sequence GTGGACCTGTCCCTGTCGACCCGTACCGTCGGCGATCGTACGGTCGTCGAGGTCGGTGGCGAAATCGACGTATATACCGCGCCCAAGCTGCGCGAGCAGCTGGTCGAGCTGGTGAACGACGGGAGTTTCCACCTCGTCGTCGACATGGAGGGCGTGGACTTCCTCGACTCCACCGGGCTCGGCGTGCTGGTCGGCGGCCTGAAGCGTGTGCGTGCCCATGAGGGCTCACTGCGCCTGGTCTGCAACCAGGAGCGCATTCTCAAGATTTTCCGTATCACCGGCCTGACCAAGGTGTTCCCGATCCACACCTCGGTCGAGGAAGCGGTGGCGGCGACCGACTGA
- a CDS encoding ATP-binding protein → MATVELRFSALPEHVRTARLVAAAVARRAGVDEAVLDEVRLAVGEACSRAVGLHQSVGITAPVKVALIEEEKQFSIEVGDEAPHTVPGERVVGADEADAEEDEMGLAVISGLVDDVEVSAGEHGGLIRMTWPTAPQTVVLP, encoded by the coding sequence ATGGCCACCGTTGAACTCCGCTTCAGCGCGCTGCCCGAGCACGTCAGGACCGCCCGTCTGGTGGCGGCAGCGGTGGCGCGCAGGGCCGGAGTGGACGAGGCCGTCCTGGACGAGGTCAGGCTCGCCGTGGGCGAGGCGTGCAGCCGTGCCGTCGGACTGCATCAGAGCGTCGGCATCACGGCACCGGTGAAGGTGGCGCTGATCGAGGAGGAGAAACAGTTCTCCATCGAGGTCGGCGACGAGGCCCCGCACACCGTTCCGGGTGAGCGGGTCGTCGGCGCCGATGAGGCCGACGCCGAGGAGGACGAGATGGGTCTCGCGGTCATCAGCGGGCTCGTCGACGACGTCGAGGTCTCGGCGGGCGAGCACGGCGGCCTGATCCGTATGACGTGGCCGACCGCGCCGCAGACCGTGGTGCTGCCCTGA